Sequence from the bacterium genome:
CGTGGAGCAGGAATTCGCCGCGTACGAACCAGACATCCTGCGCCTGGAGATCCGCGACGGCGAGCTGTGGGTGCTCCCCAGCCGGGGGATCCGCGACCAGTTGCCGGGCGTGCTGCAGACCTGGGACGTCTTCACGGCGGAGGGTGTTTTCGACCGCCAGGTATCACTGCAGGCGCCGGGGGACGGCACCCGCGACCGCGTGATCCTGCTGGACGCCGCCCGCGCCCTCGTGGTAAGCGGTTTCCAGGACGCGCGCGACGCCTTCACCGGCGCCGGGGGCGACGACACCGAGGACGATCTCGAATTTGCAACACCGATAGAAGTTATAGCGTATGCAATCCGTTGACATGCTCTCAACGGCCAACCCAATCTCGAACGGAGACGCTTGCGATGAAGCGATTTGCCATGCTCACCGCCCTCGCGCTGGCCACAGCGTTGTTCTTTTCCGGCTGCGGCGGCAACGGAGGCGGAGACGAGTCCGCCGCTGACAGTACCGCGGCCGATACGAGCGCCGCCGACACGACCGAAACCGAGACCAAGCAGGAGAAGGCCATCAAGGTCGATGTGGGACTGGTCCGCAACGGAGAGCTGGTGCAGCCCGTCTATGCCGACGGCGTGCTGCGCACCATCCAACAGGTGGAGGTGCGCAGCAAGCTGGGCGGAGAGCTGATGTCGATCCACGTGCGCGACGGCGACCGCGTCCGCGCCGGCCAGATGCTGGCCAGCCTCGATGCCCGCGAATACCGCCTCGCGCTGGAGGAGAGCCGCTACCGGCACATCCAGGCCCTGAGCGAGATCGCCGCCGAGGGTGAGGAGCAGGTCGCCGACCGGGCGGCGCTGGCCGCCTTCGTGGAGCAGCGCGATGCCCTGCTGGCCCTGCGGGCGAGGCGGGAGATCGGCGAGGAGGAGTTCCAGGCGCTTCTGCTGGACCTGGAGGTGAACTCGCTGAAACAGGGGGCCTTCCGCCAGGACACCTTCGCCCAGCGCACCGGACTGGCCGACGCCCGCATCGCCGAGGAGCGCGCGCGACTCAACCTCGAGTACACGGACATCCGCGCGCCCTTCGCCGGCGTGGTCAGCGGGTTCGCCGTGGTCAAGGGGGAGAACATCAGCGTGGGCCAGGCGCTCTGCAACATCACCGACGACAGCGAGCTCGAGGCGGTGGTCAACGTGCTCGAGGCCGACCTCGGCGACCTGACCGAGGGACGCGCCGCGCTGGTGGGGGTGCCCGCGGTGGACGACACGATTCGCGCGACCGTCGATGTCATCAGCCCCACGCTGGACGAGACCAGCCGCACATGCCAGGTGATCATCCGCTTCCCCAACACCGAACGCAAGTACCGCCCAGGCATGTTCGCACGCGCCGAGATGGCCGCGCGCATCCACACCGACCGCCTGCTGGTGCCGCGCGAGGCCGTGCTCACGCGCGACGACCGCACGCTCGTCTTCAAGGTGACGCCAGAGCCCCGCGCCCAGTGGCTCTACGTGGACACGGGTCTCGAGAACAGCGAGTGGGTCGAGATCCTCAAGGTGCACAGCGGCGGTACGCTGGCCGCGGGCGACAAGGTGGTGGTCAGCGACCACCTCACGCTGGCCCACGAGGCGAAGCTCGATGTCCGCAGGACGGTGCCGGTCAGCGACCGCTGGGCCTTCGCCACGGAGGAGATGGACTGATGATACATGGCGCGATTCGTCGTCCGGTCGCCGTCCTGATGCTCTTCGCGGGGCTCGTCGTGATAGGCATCCAGTCCTACGACCGCCTGCCGGTCGATCTGCTGCCCAGCATCAACACGCCAAACCTGACGGTGATCACCAATTATACCGAGGTCCCCGCCGACGACCTCACGCGCCTGGTGACCCAGCCCCTGGAGGAGCGCATCACCGGCCTGGCCGGCGTGCGGCAGGTGGTGTCGCGCACCCGCGAGGGCGTCTCGACGATCACCGTGCAGTACGAGTGGGGCACGGAGATGGAATTCGCCAACCTCCACCTGCGCGAGGCCGTCGACCAGGTCTCCAATCGCGACGACTTCCCCGACAACGCCGAACGCCCGCTGATCCTGCGCTGGGACCCCGGCGCGCGCCCGATCGCCATCCTGGTGATCGAGGGCGACGACGACATGGCCGAAATGACCGAGTTCTGCAACGAGGTCGCCAAGCCGGCCCTGGAACAGATCGACGGCGTGAGCCAGGCCGAGGTGATCGGCGGCCGCGACCGCGAGATCCTGGTGCGCCCCGACTTCGGCAAGCTGCGCCTCTACGGCCTGACCATGCAGAACATCCAGTCCGCCCTCTCGCTGTCGAACGTGAGCTTTCCCGGGGGACGCGTGCGCAAGGGCCCGCTGCAGCTGCCCCTGCGCATCCTGGGCGAGTTCGAGACCCTCGACGACATACGTCGCACCGAGATCCCGACGCAGCGTTCCGGCATCATCACCATCGCCGACGTGGCGGAAGTAGTGGACACGGTCAAGGAGCCCGAGGGGGCCACGCTGCTGGGCAAGGACGAGGTCGTCTCGATGCTGCTGTACAAGGAGGTCGGCGCCAACACCATCGACGTCACCGAGGAGGTGGACCACATCCTCGGCATCGTCAAGGGCCAGTACGCCGGCTTCGACTACCGCTTCGTCTACCGCGACGCCGACTACGTGCGGGAGAGCTTCCGCGGTTTGACCCAGTCGCTGCTCTGGGGCGCCGGGCTGGCCTTCCTGGTGCTGTTCTTCTTCCTGCGCGACTGGCGCAGCCCCTTCGTGGTGAGCCTGTCGATCCCCATCAGCATCGCCTCGACCTTCGCCTTCATGCACCTCTTCGACGTGAACATCAACCTGATGTCCCTGGGCGGGCTGTCGCTGGCGGCCGGCATGCTGGTGGACAACGCCATCGTGGTGCTGGAGAACATCAAGCGTCACCTGGCCGAGTGCGCCGACGGCCGGGGCATCGCCGCCGTCTGCGCCGAGGCCACCAAGGAAGTCGCTTCGCCGGTGATCGCCGCGACACTCACCACGGTCGCCGTCTTCTTCCCGGTGATCTACGTGCCGGGCATCGCGGGCGAGTTCTTCCGCGACCAGGCCCTGACCGTGACCATCTCCCTGCTGCTTTCGGTGGCCACGGCCCTGCTGCTGCAACCCACGCTGTCGGCCCGCTTCCTGCGCGCGGGCGGCGAGCGGCCGCGGGGGCTGTTCAAGCTGTCGGACGCCATGTTCCGGCGCCTGCACGACGTCTACCACGCCGGCCTGCTGCGGGTGTTGGCGCACAAGGGGGCCTTCCTGGGCGTCCTCTTCCTGGCGATGGCCGGCTCGGTGTTCGTGGCGCTGGACCTGCCGCGCTCGTTCCTGCCCGAACGCACCAGCGGCGACTTCACGCTGGCCCTGGAGCTTCCCAACGGGACGCCCCTGGAATCGACCCAGGCCACGGCCGCCGACCTGTCGGCGCTCCTGGTGGGCATGCCCGAGGTGCGCACCGTCTTCTCCCAGGTGGGCCAGACCGAGCGCACACTGGCCGCGCTGAAGGAATACACCGCCGCCAACACGGTGCGCATCAGGGTGCTGCTGCACCCCGCCCGCAACGGCGCGGAGCGCATGGCGCGCGTGAAGGACCGGCTGCGCGGGACGCTCGAGCGGATGGAGGGTGTCGTGAACGCCTTCCACGACGAGGGCATCGGCCTGCAGGAGATCCTCGCCAGCGGCGAGGCCCCCTTCAACCTGGGCGTGGTGGCCGAACGGCCGGAGGACGCCCTGTCCGTCGCCGACGCCCTGATGACCGAGCTGCAACCCGTCGCCGGACTCACGGATCTGGAGATGGACCGGGTCCTGGGCAATCCCACCGTGGAGATCAACATCGACCGCGAGGCGGCGCTGCGCCACGGCATCAACCCCGACCTGCTCGCCCGCGAGCTGCAGGCGCGCATCCAGGGCGTCGTGGCCACCACCTTCAACGAGGTCGAACAGCGCATCGACATCGCGGTGCGCCTGCCACTGGACGAGAGACGGAACCTGGACGGCGTGCTGGCGTCGCCCGTGGACGTCGGCGGGGGCAAGACCGCGCCGCTGAGCAGCTTCGTGACCCTGGCCGAGGGCCGTCCCGTGCGTGAAGTCGTGCGGCTCAACCAGCGCCGGCAGATCACCATCAGCGGCGACATCGCCGGACGCAAGCTGAGCAAGGTCTGGTCCGACGTGAACGCCGTGCTGGACGACCTGCAGACGCCGGAGGGCGTGGGTTTCGTGGCCGGCGGCGAGCAGGAGGAAATCAACAGTTCCTTCCGCGACCTGGGCTGGGCGCTGCTCCTGTCGGCCCTGCTGGTCTACATGATCCTGGCCGCCCAGTTCGAGTCGTTCCTCGACCCGCTGATCATCACGGCGGTGCTGCCCGTCGGCGTGCTGGGCGCGGCCCTGACCCTCGCGATCAGCGGCCACACCTTCAACATCATCTCCCTGATCGGTCTGGTGGCGCTGCTCGGCATCTCCGTCAACGACGCCATCGTCAAGGTGTCCACCATCCGCCGGCTGCGCGGCGAGGGGCTGCCCGGCCGGGCGGCCATCATCGAGGCCAGCCGGCTGCGCTTCAGGCCCATCATCATGACCACCCTGACGACGGTGCTGGCCATGGTACCCATGGCCATCGGCATCGGCACCGGCGAGCAGATCCAGCGACCCCTGGCGGTGACGATCCTCGGCGGTCTGAGCCTCGCCACGCTGCTGACGCTCTTCTTGACGCCGGTGATCTACGAGATCTTCCACAAGCGGCTCGACAAGGACTTCACCGGGGGGCAAGCGGCGTGATCAAGGCCTTCATCGACCACCCGGTGGCCACCTGGATGCTCTTCACCGCCCTGGTGATCACGGGCATCTACGCCCTGCCCCGCCTGGAGATCGAGGCCATGCCCGAGACCGAGCTGCCCTCGCTCTCGGTCACCACCTCGTGGACCGGCGCCTCGCCGGCCGCGATGCTCCGCTCGATCACGATCCCCGTCGAGGAGGCCGCGCGCAAGGTCTACGGCGTGGAGAACATCGAGTCCAGTTCCCGGCCCGGCTGGTGCCAGGTCACCGTCGAGTTCCGCCGCGACGTCGACCTGGAGTTCGCCCAGCTCGACCTCGCAGAGCAGCTGGGCTCGGTGCGCCGCGACCTGCCCGCCACTGCCGGCCAGCCCCGCGTGGTGCCCCACGTGCCGGAGGAGTTCCGCACCGAGGACTTCATGACCATCAGCCTGATCTCGCCGCTCTCGGCGAACGATCTGCGCGACAAGGCCGAGACCTGGCTGTCGGCCCGCCTGCTGGCGATTCCCGGCGTGGCGGACGTAGAGTTGCAGGGCGGCGCCCTGCCCCTGCTGAAGATCCTGCTGGACCACGAGGCCATGGAGCGCTACGGCATCCACGCCGACGAGGTGTACGAGCAGATCGACGCCCTGGACGAGATCGTGCCGGCCGGCGCCGTCCGCCGGCTCGGCCGCGAGCTGGCGGTCAGCGTGCAGGATTCGGTGACCGTGCGGAAGATCATGAACACCATCGTGGCCAACGTGGGCGGCCAGCCGATCACCCTGGACCGCATCGCCGACCTGGCCCGCAGCTTCGACGACCCCACCTACTTCGTGCGCATCAACGGCGACAACGTGATCCAGGCCTCGATCGCCAAGCGCAGCGGCACAAACGCCATCTCCGTCAGCCGGCGCGTCCGCGCGGCCTTGCCGGAGGTCAAGGAATCGCTGCCGTTCCCCGTGGAGTTCGAGATCGACACGGACAACGGCAAGGATCTGCAGGACAAGGTGGAGGAGCTGGTCTGGCGCTCGCTGATCATCCTCGTGCTGCTGTTCCTGTTGCTGGCGGCGGCGCTGCGTCGCGTGCGCTTCACGGCCATCGTTGTGAGCTCGATCCTGCTGGCCATCGTGATCTGCCTGTCCATGTTCTATTTCTTCGGCGTCTCGGTGAACTTCATCACCATCAGCGGCCTGACCGTGAGCTTCGGCATGCTGCTGGACAACAGCATCCTGGTGCTGGACGCCATCCACCGCCGCGTCACCCGCCGCCGCCATCGCGACCCCAGACGAGCCCTGATCAGCGGCACCAGGGAGGTGGCCTTCCCCATCACGGCCACCACGCTGACGACCGTGATCGCCTTCATGTCGTTCATCTACCTGAGCGACCGGCTGGCCATCTACTACGCGCCGCTGGCCATCGCGGTGGGCATCGCCATGCTGGCGTCGGTCTTCGTGGCCTTCGGCTGGATCCCGGTCGCCCTGCGCAAATTGACCGAGGAGGAGATGGCGCGGGAGAACGGCGACATCACCGAGCAGACCGGCTGGGCGCTGCTCTGGCGCTGGGCGCTCGTCTCGGTAGTGCTCGGCGCCCTCGCTTTCGCGGCCTTCGCCCTGGTCAAGGACTGGAACGCCGCCCGCGACATCTGGCCCTGGTTCGCGGGCGCGCTGGGCCTGATGATCCTGGTCGGTCTGTTCGCCAGCTACGTGGAACGCCTCACCGCCCTGCACCTGCGCTTCTGGTGGTATCCGGTGCTGCTGCTGGCCGGCGTCATCTGGGGCGGCATCCACCTCTACCGCAACGAGGTGAACATGGGCGGGTTCTGGCGCCAGCAGGACAAGGAGACCCTGGTGGTCTACCTCGAACGTCCTGTCGGCACGGACGTGATCCTCGCCAGCGAGACCATGAAGAACTTCGAGCGCGAGATCGACCCCATCCCCGCGGGCGTCACCATGAAGACGACCTCCTGGGACAACCGCGCCTTCATGCGGATCGAGTTCGAGGACGAGATGCTGCGCACAGAGTACCCCGAACTGTTCCGCAACCGACTGATCATGCTCGCCGAGGAGATGGGCGGCATGTTCATCTGGATCAACGGCTTCGGCGACCCCTACATGAAGGGCGGCCGGGGCGGCGGCATGAGCAACTCGTTGATCCGCATCACGGGCTACAACAGCAAGGAGCTGGACGGGATCTGCGAGGGCACCATGGACCGCCTCTCGCACAACCGCCGCGTGCGCAACGTGCGTCTGACCGGCGGCGACAGGTTCGACAGGTCCGATACGGACGAGACGCTCATCCTCATCGACCGCCAGGCCCTGGCCAACCGGCACCTGACCGTGATGGAGGTGGTCGGCTACCTGCGGCGGCTGCTGGGCATCGAGTTCCCCTGGCACATGCTGGTCGAGGGCGAGGACCAGCGCCTGCAGCTGTCCTTCGCCAACGCCGACAACATCCAGTACGACCAGATCGTCAACAAGACCATGACCACGCGCGGCGGCCAGCGCGTGCGCTTGTCCGACCTGGTGGAGCTGGTGCAGCGCCCGGTGATCACTTCGATCAACCGCCGCGACCAGCAGTACTCCATGCAGATCAACTGGGAGTACATCGGCACCGACAAGATGCGCCAGCGGTACATCAGCGACATCCTCGACGGCATCGAGCTGCCCTACGGCTACACGGTCGAGGACGTCTCCGGCGAGCAGCTCAGCGAGGAGGAGGAGGAAGAGCTCAACAACATGCTGTGGCTCACGGCCGTCTTCATCTTCATGACCCTAGCCGCCCTTTTCGAGAGCGTGACGCTGCCGCTGCTGGTGCTGCTCTCGCTGCCCATGGCCCTGAGCGGCGTGATGGCCATCTTCTGGCAGACCGGCTCGCAGTTCGACTCTTCGGCGCGGATCGGCCTGGTGCTGCTGTTCGGCATCGTGGTCAACAACGCGATCCTCCTGGTCAACCGCTTCAGGCTGCAGGTGCGCGAGATGCTCGATGACGACCACCGCTGGAGCCACCTCGTGCCGGATATCCCGCGCCTGGGCGGCGTCAACCTGTGGCGTCTGCCGGCCGCCGAACGGCGCGAGCTGCTGCGGCGCGCCATCTGCGAGGGCACGCGCATCCAGCTGCGCTCGATCCTGCTGACCAGCGGCACGACCATCGCCGGGCTGCTGCCCCTGCTGATCCGCCTGACCGACGCCGAGGGGAAGGACATCTGGGAAAACCTGGCCCTGTCCAGCATCGGCGGCCTGGCCTCGAGCACGATCCTGATCGTGAGCTGCATGCCCGTTCTGTACTGGGTGTTCACGCACCTGGGCTGGTGGATCGCCATCGGCTGGGCGCGGCTGCGCGGCCGGATGCCGGTGCACCAGCCCGTCGGGCCGCCATCCCCCCTTGATCCGGACGGCGCGCCGGTATAGGCTACGCGTCCCCCACCGGAGACCACCGGATCGATCCGCAAGGAGATGGTGACCATGGCCAAGCACATCGACATCCTGCTGCTCTGCGCCCTGCCCGCCTCGGGCAAGTCCGAAGCGCGCCGCTACCTGTCGAGTTTGTCGCCCGAGCAGTGCCACGAGCAGTTCGGTATCGGCCACACTGTGCAGCTCGACGACTACCCCTACGTGCACATGATGCGCCGCGCCAGCGAGGAGCTGCGCGCCCTCGGTCACGACCCGGTGTTCTTCGACTCCGGCAGCCTGCCCATGAAGGACCCCCTGGACTGGGGCACCTTGATGAAGCTGCTCAACGAGGACTACCGCGACCTCGTGTCGCGCAACCGCCCCGCCCCCGCCTGCGCCGTCACCTGGCTGATGGAGCGCTACGACGCCTGCCGCGAGAAGGCCGGCGCCGGGGCTTTCTGGCGCGAACTCGACGGCGCCGCGCGCGCGAAGCTGATCGAGAGCCTCGAGCCCGAGGCGAGGAAGCTCCTGGACGACAAGGTGGCCGAAGTGCCGGATTCGCTGGACGGCAAGACCGTGGTGGTGGAATTCGCCCGCGGCGGCCGCGACGGGTCGAAGATGCCCCTGCCCGACCCCTGGGGCTACCAGTACTCGCTGCGCATGCTCTGTCCCGAGATGCTGGCCAGGTCGTGCATCCTGTACATCTGGGTCACGCCCGAGGAGTCGCGCCGCAAGAACGACGCGCGCGCCGATCCCGACGATCCCGGCTCGATCCTGCACCACGGCGTGCCCATCGAGGTCATGATGAACGACTACGGCTGCGACGACATGGCGCACCTGCTGGAGACGTCGGAGGTGCCCGACACGATCACCGTCAAGGCCCGCGGCGAGACCTACCACCTGCCGCTCGGACGCTTCGACAACCGGGTCGACCGCACCACCTTCATCCGCGAGGACGAGTCCAGGTGGTCGGCCGAGGACGTGGCCAGGCTGCAGGCCGGCATGCGGGAAGCCTTCGAGCAGATCTTCTCGCAGCTGTAGGCATCGGGCGTATCCGCGAGGAAGAGGGCTGGCGCACGCCGGCCCTCTTCCCTACGTTCATCCTACAGACAAGCCAATAGCACCCGGGCAGGCCCCTCACGCCAGGTTCCTGTCCGGGCGTTTTTTTATACCCCACGCAAACGGGGAGGCCCGTCATGAGAAAACGCCACGCCACCCGCATCCTCATCGTCACCCTGGCCGCGGCCGCGGGCTTCGCGCTGCTGCACGGCTGCGCGCTCGACAGACCGTTCGCGCCGGACGACGTCGCCGCGTCGGCCACGCCCGCCAGCGTGCTGGACGCGCTGCGCAACGCCTACGAGAGCATGTCCCTCGACGCCTACGCGAACCTTCTGCACCGCGACTTCCACTTCGTCTTCGCCGACCCGGGCAAGGCCCCCTTCGACCGCGGGGCCGACCTGGCCTCGACCGGCCGCATGTTCTCGGGCGTCGCGCAGAAGAACAGCGCCGGCCAGGACGCGCCCGCCGTCGCGGGCGTCGCCTTCGCCCGGCTGGAGATCCTCGGGGGCTGGGAGCGCGTCACCGGCGACGAGGTCACCTGGTCGGGCGAGGCGGACGTCATGCGCGCCCTGATCCAGTACCGCTTCGCGCTGCGCCTGGAGCGGGGCGGCCGGATCTGCGCTTCCGGCCGCCAGGTCGTCTACGCCGTGGCCGTGGAGACCGAGGACTGGGACGGCTCGCTGTACTGGCGGTGGCAGCTCCTGGGACAGCGCGACCTCTAGCAGGCTCCTGCTGGCGCTGGCCCGCGGGCGCCCGGCGAACGGACCGTCAGCCGGGCGCCCTGTTGCTTTCCGGGAGTTCCTGGTGCATACTCATGGCATATCCGATATCAGACCTCGCCCATGATCCGGAGGTCCCGCCATGACGCGTCGCCGTCCGACCGTGTCCTTCTTCGTGTTCGCCGCGACCCTGGGGCTGGCGCTGGCCGGGTGCTCCAGCGACGAGATCACCGATCCTGGTTCTAGCGGCCCGATCCCGCCCGCGACGCCGGACGGACTCATGCGGGACTTCGAGCTGGCCTACACGCGTATGGACCTCGCAGGATACACCGCCCTGCTGCACGACGGCTTCGACTTCAAGTTCCTCGATTCCCGGCGCGACGCCGTGCAGTGGAGCCGCGACCTGGAGATCTCCTCCTCGGGAAACATGTTCGACGGGAATCCGGGCGAATTGTTCGACGGCCTCATCTCGTGTTCCGGCGTCGACAGCATCAGCATCGGCGAGCTGATCCGCGTGACGCCCTGGGAGCAGACGGGTCCCGACGACCCCGATTACCCCGGCACCGAACAGGCGCTGTACCAGGTCAGCATCGTCTTCCACGTGGACGGCGGGGAGAACATCTTCACCATCGGCACCGGACAGGTCTTCTACGTCAAGGCCGAGCAGGTCGCGCGGCACGACGGCGCGTCGGTCACCGGATATTTCCTCCACGGCCAGCGGGACATGCGCCCCGCGAAGGGCATCGTCGACCTGTACTGGGGGGACATCAAGATGATGTTCCTGCCCGGGCGGGAATGAGCGCGAATCGATCCGAGACGGGCGTGCCGGCACGAATCCCCCCACGCCCCGGACGGAGATGACATGACGACCATTCAGGTATCCCCTATTCGCTCAACACGATGCTGCAAATCCAAGGAAGGGGAATCCGGTACTTTCAAGGGGCGCCCTAGAATCGCTCTACGTAGAGCGATCCAACCTTCGGCGGCACAATGACAGGAGCACGACAGTGACGAATATTCGAAATGATGCCTTGCCC
This genomic interval carries:
- a CDS encoding efflux RND transporter periplasmic adaptor subunit, producing the protein MKRFAMLTALALATALFFSGCGGNGGGDESAADSTAADTSAADTTETETKQEKAIKVDVGLVRNGELVQPVYADGVLRTIQQVEVRSKLGGELMSIHVRDGDRVRAGQMLASLDAREYRLALEESRYRHIQALSEIAAEGEEQVADRAALAAFVEQRDALLALRARREIGEEEFQALLLDLEVNSLKQGAFRQDTFAQRTGLADARIAEERARLNLEYTDIRAPFAGVVSGFAVVKGENISVGQALCNITDDSELEAVVNVLEADLGDLTEGRAALVGVPAVDDTIRATVDVISPTLDETSRTCQVIIRFPNTERKYRPGMFARAEMAARIHTDRLLVPREAVLTRDDRTLVFKVTPEPRAQWLYVDTGLENSEWVEILKVHSGGTLAAGDKVVVSDHLTLAHEAKLDVRRTVPVSDRWAFATEEMD
- a CDS encoding efflux RND transporter permease subunit; the protein is MIHGAIRRPVAVLMLFAGLVVIGIQSYDRLPVDLLPSINTPNLTVITNYTEVPADDLTRLVTQPLEERITGLAGVRQVVSRTREGVSTITVQYEWGTEMEFANLHLREAVDQVSNRDDFPDNAERPLILRWDPGARPIAILVIEGDDDMAEMTEFCNEVAKPALEQIDGVSQAEVIGGRDREILVRPDFGKLRLYGLTMQNIQSALSLSNVSFPGGRVRKGPLQLPLRILGEFETLDDIRRTEIPTQRSGIITIADVAEVVDTVKEPEGATLLGKDEVVSMLLYKEVGANTIDVTEEVDHILGIVKGQYAGFDYRFVYRDADYVRESFRGLTQSLLWGAGLAFLVLFFFLRDWRSPFVVSLSIPISIASTFAFMHLFDVNINLMSLGGLSLAAGMLVDNAIVVLENIKRHLAECADGRGIAAVCAEATKEVASPVIAATLTTVAVFFPVIYVPGIAGEFFRDQALTVTISLLLSVATALLLQPTLSARFLRAGGERPRGLFKLSDAMFRRLHDVYHAGLLRVLAHKGAFLGVLFLAMAGSVFVALDLPRSFLPERTSGDFTLALELPNGTPLESTQATAADLSALLVGMPEVRTVFSQVGQTERTLAALKEYTAANTVRIRVLLHPARNGAERMARVKDRLRGTLERMEGVVNAFHDEGIGLQEILASGEAPFNLGVVAERPEDALSVADALMTELQPVAGLTDLEMDRVLGNPTVEINIDREAALRHGINPDLLARELQARIQGVVATTFNEVEQRIDIAVRLPLDERRNLDGVLASPVDVGGGKTAPLSSFVTLAEGRPVREVVRLNQRRQITISGDIAGRKLSKVWSDVNAVLDDLQTPEGVGFVAGGEQEEINSSFRDLGWALLLSALLVYMILAAQFESFLDPLIITAVLPVGVLGAALTLAISGHTFNIISLIGLVALLGISVNDAIVKVSTIRRLRGEGLPGRAAIIEASRLRFRPIIMTTLTTVLAMVPMAIGIGTGEQIQRPLAVTILGGLSLATLLTLFLTPVIYEIFHKRLDKDFTGGQAA
- a CDS encoding efflux RND transporter permease subunit; its protein translation is MIKAFIDHPVATWMLFTALVITGIYALPRLEIEAMPETELPSLSVTTSWTGASPAAMLRSITIPVEEAARKVYGVENIESSSRPGWCQVTVEFRRDVDLEFAQLDLAEQLGSVRRDLPATAGQPRVVPHVPEEFRTEDFMTISLISPLSANDLRDKAETWLSARLLAIPGVADVELQGGALPLLKILLDHEAMERYGIHADEVYEQIDALDEIVPAGAVRRLGRELAVSVQDSVTVRKIMNTIVANVGGQPITLDRIADLARSFDDPTYFVRINGDNVIQASIAKRSGTNAISVSRRVRAALPEVKESLPFPVEFEIDTDNGKDLQDKVEELVWRSLIILVLLFLLLAAALRRVRFTAIVVSSILLAIVICLSMFYFFGVSVNFITISGLTVSFGMLLDNSILVLDAIHRRVTRRRHRDPRRALISGTREVAFPITATTLTTVIAFMSFIYLSDRLAIYYAPLAIAVGIAMLASVFVAFGWIPVALRKLTEEEMARENGDITEQTGWALLWRWALVSVVLGALAFAAFALVKDWNAARDIWPWFAGALGLMILVGLFASYVERLTALHLRFWWYPVLLLAGVIWGGIHLYRNEVNMGGFWRQQDKETLVVYLERPVGTDVILASETMKNFEREIDPIPAGVTMKTTSWDNRAFMRIEFEDEMLRTEYPELFRNRLIMLAEEMGGMFIWINGFGDPYMKGGRGGGMSNSLIRITGYNSKELDGICEGTMDRLSHNRRVRNVRLTGGDRFDRSDTDETLILIDRQALANRHLTVMEVVGYLRRLLGIEFPWHMLVEGEDQRLQLSFANADNIQYDQIVNKTMTTRGGQRVRLSDLVELVQRPVITSINRRDQQYSMQINWEYIGTDKMRQRYISDILDGIELPYGYTVEDVSGEQLSEEEEEELNNMLWLTAVFIFMTLAALFESVTLPLLVLLSLPMALSGVMAIFWQTGSQFDSSARIGLVLLFGIVVNNAILLVNRFRLQVREMLDDDHRWSHLVPDIPRLGGVNLWRLPAAERRELLRRAICEGTRIQLRSILLTSGTTIAGLLPLLIRLTDAEGKDIWENLALSSIGGLASSTILIVSCMPVLYWVFTHLGWWIAIGWARLRGRMPVHQPVGPPSPLDPDGAPV